The nucleotide sequence GAATCTCTGAACGTACTGAAACAGCCGGGTTATTTTATCTGATAAATAATATTTCTGAAATCAGGCAGGGCGCGGTGTCTTTAGTTCCTATAAGAGCGATGTTGAAAGATTGTGAAGAATTGTTAATAGATAAAGGCTGTATTTGTCAATTTACCCTATTACCCACTATAACTAATGATCTTCTTATATTTTTAATCACCCAAGCTTATAGGTAATCAGATATATCCTATAAGCCTCAAGTATCAGAGATTTAATAAGTACATGGCTTTTTTATCGAGTATTTATCTTTTTTTAATCAGTGATCATAAAATTAACAGGTTATTCATAGTCTTATGAGTAACGATACATGTAAAACCGGGCAGGTGCTGCTTTCCCATACTGATGAAATAAACCAGACGTACCGTTATTGGCGGTTGCATGTGTTTATAGGTATCTATGTAGGTTATGTCGCTTTTTATATCACCAGAAAGTCATTTACCTACATAACGCCGGTTCTGATTCAGGACCTGGGGCTGGATAAAACGGATATTGGGCTGATTGGAACCCTGTTTTATTTTACCTATGGTGCCAGTAAATTTGTCAGCGGTATTATCAGTGACCACTCTAACCCCCGTTATTTTATGGCGACCGGCCTGTTTCTCACAGGCATTATGAATATTCTGTTTGGATTGAGCACTTCTTTCTGGGCTTTTGTCTGCCTCTGGACTGTAAATGCCTTCTTTCAGGGTTGGGGCTGGCCGCCCTGTTCCAAGATTCTTGCTAACTGGTTTTCCCGAACTGAAAGAGGATTCTGGTGGGGGCTGTGGAATACAGCGCACAACGTGGGAGGCGCTATCGCTCCGGTTGCGCTGAGTTTTTTTGTGGTCAGTTTTGGGTGGCACTCTGGCATGTATGCTGCGGGTTGTTTTGCTCTTGTTGTGGCGTTCTTTCTGCTGATTGAAATCAGGGATATCCCTGCAAGAATGGGTTTACCATCGGTTGGGCGATGGCGAAACGACAAAAGGGAAATGGCTCATGAGCAGGAAGGGCAGGGGCTGGCACGGCGGGATATTTTTTTCAGATACGTGGTCAGCAATCGCTATCTCTGGTTACTGGCTTTCTGTTACATACTGGTTTACATCGTACGAATTGCCATCAGCGACTGGGGGAACCTCTATCTTACCGAAGTTTATGGTTATTCCCTGACCATGGCGAACTCGGCTCTATCAGTGCTTGAAATAGGTGGTTTTGTTGGCTGCCTGGTGGCAGGGTGGGGTTCAGACTGGTGGTTTGGTGGTAATCGAACGCCTATGAATACGATTTTTTCAATAGGCGTTTTGCTGGGAGTGTTGGGGTTATGGCTTATCCCGGTTAGTGGTTATTTTACCCAGGCTCTTTTGTTCTTTCTTATTGGTTTCTTTGTTTATGGCCCTCAGATGCTGATTGGTATGGCGGCCGTTGAGTACTCTCATAAAAAAGCGGCTGGTGCTGCCAGTGGTTTTGTCAGTCTGTTTGCTTATTTTGGGGCGGCGCTGGCTGGTTTGCCGCTGGCTCAGGTTACAAAATCCTTTGGCTGGGATGGCTTCTTTATTACCTTAAGTACCTGTGCATTGCTGATGCTGGTTGTTCTTTTGCCATTTCTTCGGACAGAAAAAAGTATGTGATTAAATACTATGTGTCTGATAGCTTGGTTGGTCTGATAATTTTCGTGTAGCCTGACTTTTCGGAGACAGGCTGTCGTATAGATTCTCTCTGATCAAATTTAATGGTTGATATGGTTACGCTGTACTAGACTCTTCCCTCAGTCTGATTTCTACTCTTTTGAATAATTCATCTTTATTACACTCGAGGTGTTTTGTTTTTAAGAAGTACATTTATATTTCTATCTATAGCATTGATAGACATTGATAGATGAAGTTTTTTGTGTGACCTGAACTGTCCTTATTTAAAAAATCTTAAGTTAGTATCCAGGAGTCGTATATGATACCTCTGTTAAAATCAGTATCTGCTGTGGGCCTTTCTATTGTAATTCTGCATTCAGGCTTTGCCCATTCAAAAAGCGGACACTTTCAAATAAATGCCATAAATGGTCTGATTGCATCCGCCGTGGTAGTTTCTATAGCTGGTATTTCGTTTGGTGTAGGATTTGATGTGGCAAAGAGTATTTACCAGACAGACTATAGCTCTTCTCTCTCAAAAGATAGCGAACAAACCGACCCGGATAATTCAGATTTTCCTACACAAACCAGTCTGGTTTCACTTAACAATTACCAGCGGAAAATTATTAACCAGTACAACCTGCTTTCTTTTAAAAGGAATGAAGATGATTACTCTCTCTCGTCAAAAAAACACCGATATTTATGGGCCAGGGCAACCTTCCTGAATAACTTTGAATTATTCAGGCAGCACATAAAACCTGCCTTATTTGTGTTTGATAATGATTTTGATCCAACTGTCAATGGCTGTTTGTCTCCTCTTCCTGATCCCTTTACAAAAGACCTGCGCTGCAATGATGGGCATTTAACTGGCTATTGTCGTATTAAATACAGTCAGGATGGAAAAGAAAATACTCTGGTAGGTATGTTGGCCAATACGTCTGACAATATATCTGGCTGCCTGTTTCAATGGAGAGATACCATTGCTTACGGAAGCAAAATTCCTGACAACATACTGGTTACCGACAGGCGATATTA is from Endozoicomonas gorgoniicola and encodes:
- the uhpC gene encoding MFS transporter family glucose-6-phosphate receptor UhpC — protein: MSNDTCKTGQVLLSHTDEINQTYRYWRLHVFIGIYVGYVAFYITRKSFTYITPVLIQDLGLDKTDIGLIGTLFYFTYGASKFVSGIISDHSNPRYFMATGLFLTGIMNILFGLSTSFWAFVCLWTVNAFFQGWGWPPCSKILANWFSRTERGFWWGLWNTAHNVGGAIAPVALSFFVVSFGWHSGMYAAGCFALVVAFFLLIEIRDIPARMGLPSVGRWRNDKREMAHEQEGQGLARRDIFFRYVVSNRYLWLLAFCYILVYIVRIAISDWGNLYLTEVYGYSLTMANSALSVLEIGGFVGCLVAGWGSDWWFGGNRTPMNTIFSIGVLLGVLGLWLIPVSGYFTQALLFFLIGFFVYGPQMLIGMAAVEYSHKKAAGAASGFVSLFAYFGAALAGLPLAQVTKSFGWDGFFITLSTCALLMLVVLLPFLRTEKSM